From Garciella nitratireducens DSM 15102, a single genomic window includes:
- the nifJ gene encoding pyruvate:ferredoxin (flavodoxin) oxidoreductase: MARKMKTMDGNNAAAYISYAFTEVAAIFPITPSSPMAELVDDWAAHGQKNIFGQPVEVVELQSEGGASGAVHGSLQAGALTTTYTASQGLLLMIPNMYKIAGELLPGVFHVSARALASHALSIFGDHQDVMATRQTGFALLATNSVQEVMDLAGVAHLAAIKTHVPFLHFFDGFRTSHEIQKVEVLEYDELAKLVDYDALQAFRNKALNPEHPVQKGTAQNDDIYFQAREAINPYYEKVPDVVADYMKEITKLTGREYKPFDYYGAPDADRVIVAMGSAVEAIQETVDYLMEKGEKVGVIKVRLYRPFSEKYFFNVFPKTVKKIAVLDRTKEAGAIGEPLYLDVKSLFYNKENAPIIVGGRYGLGSKNTTPSQILAVYENLKQDQPKDGFTIGIIDDVNNTSLEEKEKINTSPKGTIQCKFWGLGSDGTVGANKSAIKIIGDNTDMYAQGYFAYDSKKSGGVTISHLRFGKQAIKSTYLIEEADFISCSTQAYVKQYDLLKGLKKGGTFLLNTTWSEEELDQNLPASMKRYIAENDIKFYIINASKIAEEIGLGRRTNMIMQAAFFKLANVIDIDDAIKYLKEAIKKSYGRKGDKIVQMNNDAVDKGIEAIIEVKVPEEWKNAQETDEEQIAKKDLPEFVEKVQIPVNRQQGNDLPVSTFKDYVDGVSPAGTAAYEKRGIALNVPEWQIDNCIQCNQCSFSCPHAVIRPFLLTDEEVENAPESLKTKKAIGKGLSDYNYRIQVSTLDCTGCGVCAEVCPAKQKALVMKPLDTQKEQVANWEYVTENVPYRDNLVSKDTVKGSQFCQPYLEFSGACAGCGETPYAKVVTQLFGDRMLIANATGCSSIWGGSAPSNPYTTDAEGRGPAWANSLFEDNAEYGYGMAIASKKLRNTIKNYLEEIMQEDSSIQEAAQAWIDTMEDGEASKETSKKLIKALEGCQGNDEKVQFILNNKDQLVKKSIWIFGGDGWAYDIGYGGLDHVLASGENVNVLVFDTEVYSNTGGQSSKATPTAAVAKFASSGKKTKKKDLGAMAMTYGYVYVAQVAMGANQNQFLKAIREAESYDGPSLIIAYAPCINHGLRAGMSKSQEQEKFAVETGYWHLYRFNPELQKEGKNPFVLDSKEPTKDLQEFLNSEVRYTSLKKTFPEIADELFAKTERDAKERYEKYKKMAQAE, translated from the coding sequence ATGGCAAGAAAAATGAAAACCATGGATGGGAATAATGCTGCTGCATATATTTCCTATGCTTTTACAGAGGTAGCAGCTATTTTTCCAATTACACCTTCATCTCCTATGGCAGAATTAGTAGATGATTGGGCTGCACATGGTCAAAAAAACATCTTTGGACAACCAGTTGAGGTAGTAGAATTGCAATCAGAAGGAGGTGCTTCAGGCGCAGTTCATGGTTCTTTACAGGCTGGAGCACTTACTACAACTTATACTGCTTCACAAGGTTTGCTTTTAATGATTCCTAATATGTATAAAATAGCAGGAGAGTTGCTTCCTGGAGTATTTCATGTAAGCGCGAGAGCTCTTGCAAGTCATGCCCTTTCTATTTTTGGAGATCATCAAGACGTTATGGCTACAAGACAAACAGGATTTGCTCTTTTGGCTACGAATAGCGTCCAAGAAGTTATGGATTTAGCAGGAGTAGCTCATCTAGCTGCTATTAAAACTCACGTTCCATTTTTACATTTCTTTGATGGTTTTAGAACCTCTCATGAAATTCAAAAAGTAGAAGTGTTAGAATATGATGAATTAGCAAAATTAGTAGATTATGATGCGTTACAAGCTTTTAGAAACAAAGCATTAAATCCAGAGCATCCTGTACAAAAAGGAACTGCACAAAACGATGATATTTATTTCCAAGCAAGAGAAGCAATCAATCCTTATTATGAAAAAGTACCAGATGTAGTAGCAGATTATATGAAAGAAATCACTAAACTTACAGGAAGAGAATATAAACCATTTGATTACTACGGAGCTCCTGATGCGGATCGTGTAATCGTAGCAATGGGTTCTGCAGTAGAAGCGATTCAAGAAACCGTAGATTACTTAATGGAAAAAGGAGAAAAAGTAGGGGTTATAAAAGTAAGATTGTATAGACCATTCTCTGAAAAATATTTCTTTAATGTATTCCCTAAAACTGTTAAGAAGATTGCTGTATTAGATAGAACAAAAGAAGCAGGAGCTATTGGAGAACCTCTTTACCTAGATGTAAAATCTTTATTTTATAATAAAGAAAATGCACCTATCATTGTTGGTGGTAGATACGGACTAGGTTCTAAAAATACAACTCCTTCTCAAATTTTAGCAGTATATGAAAACTTAAAACAAGATCAACCTAAAGATGGATTTACTATTGGAATTATTGATGATGTTAACAATACTTCCTTAGAAGAAAAAGAAAAAATCAATACTTCTCCAAAGGGAACCATTCAATGTAAATTCTGGGGATTGGGTTCAGATGGAACGGTAGGAGCAAATAAAAGTGCGATTAAGATCATAGGGGATAATACAGATATGTATGCCCAAGGATATTTTGCTTATGATAGTAAAAAATCAGGTGGAGTTACCATTTCTCACTTAAGATTTGGAAAACAAGCAATAAAATCCACTTACTTAATTGAAGAAGCAGACTTTATTTCTTGCTCTACGCAAGCTTACGTAAAGCAATATGATTTATTAAAAGGCCTAAAAAAAGGTGGAACTTTCTTGCTAAATACTACTTGGTCTGAAGAGGAATTAGATCAGAATTTACCAGCTAGTATGAAGAGATATATTGCTGAAAATGATATTAAATTCTATATTATCAATGCATCAAAAATTGCTGAAGAAATTGGTCTTGGTAGAAGAACCAATATGATTATGCAAGCTGCTTTCTTTAAATTAGCAAATGTAATTGATATTGATGATGCTATCAAATATTTAAAAGAAGCAATCAAAAAATCTTATGGTAGAAAAGGCGATAAGATTGTTCAAATGAACAATGACGCTGTAGATAAAGGAATTGAAGCAATTATAGAAGTAAAAGTACCAGAAGAATGGAAAAATGCTCAAGAAACTGATGAAGAACAAATTGCAAAGAAAGACCTTCCAGAATTTGTTGAAAAAGTACAAATTCCTGTAAATAGACAACAAGGAAATGACTTACCTGTCTCTACATTTAAAGATTATGTAGATGGAGTATCTCCTGCTGGTACAGCAGCTTATGAAAAGAGAGGAATTGCTTTAAATGTTCCTGAATGGCAAATAGATAATTGTATTCAATGTAATCAATGTTCTTTTTCATGTCCACACGCTGTTATTAGACCTTTCTTATTAACAGATGAAGAAGTAGAAAATGCACCAGAGTCCTTAAAAACCAAGAAAGCAATTGGAAAGGGATTATCAGATTATAACTACAGAATTCAAGTTTCTACTTTAGACTGTACTGGCTGTGGAGTTTGTGCAGAAGTTTGTCCTGCAAAACAAAAAGCTTTAGTAATGAAACCTTTAGATACGCAAAAAGAACAAGTAGCAAATTGGGAATATGTAACAGAAAATGTTCCTTATAGAGATAATTTAGTTTCTAAAGATACTGTAAAAGGAAGTCAATTCTGTCAACCATATTTAGAATTCTCAGGAGCTTGTGCAGGTTGTGGAGAAACTCCTTATGCAAAAGTAGTAACTCAATTATTTGGAGATAGAATGTTAATTGCAAATGCTACTGGATGTTCTTCTATTTGGGGTGGATCTGCACCTTCTAATCCATACACTACTGATGCAGAAGGAAGAGGACCTGCTTGGGCAAACTCTTTGTTTGAAGACAATGCTGAATATGGATATGGAATGGCAATTGCAAGTAAGAAATTGAGAAATACCATTAAAAATTATCTAGAAGAAATTATGCAAGAAGATTCATCTATTCAAGAAGCAGCACAAGCATGGATTGACACAATGGAAGATGGAGAAGCTTCAAAAGAAACTTCTAAGAAATTAATAAAAGCTTTAGAAGGATGTCAAGGCAATGATGAAAAAGTACAATTTATCCTAAACAACAAAGATCAATTAGTGAAGAAATCTATTTGGATCTTTGGTGGTGATGGATGGGCATATGATATTGGATATGGTGGATTAGATCATGTATTAGCTTCTGGAGAAAACGTAAATGTATTAGTATTTGATACAGAAGTATATTCTAATACAGGTGGTCAATCTTCTAAGGCGACTCCAACAGCAGCTGTAGCTAAATTTGCATCTTCTGGTAAGAAAACTAAGAAAAAAGATCTTGGTGCAATGGCTATGACCTATGGTTATGTTTATGTAGCACAAGTTGCTATGGGAGCAAATCAAAATCAATTCTTAAAAGCCATTCGTGAAGCAGAAAGCTATGATGGACCATCCTTAATTATTGCTTATGCTCCCTGTATTAATCATGGCTTAAGAGCAGGTATGAGTAAGTCTCAAGAACAAGAAAAATTTGCAGTAGAAACTGGATATTGGCATTTATATAGATTTAATCCAGAGTTACAAAAAGAAGGTAAAAATCCATTTGTTTTAGATTCTAAAGAGCCAACGAAAGATTTACAAGAATTCTTAAATAGTGAGGTAAGATATACTTCCTTGAAAAAGACATTCCCAGAAATTGCAGACGAATTATTTGCTAAGACAGAAAGAGACGCAAAAGAAAGATATGAAAAATATAAAAAAATGGCTCAAGCTGAATAA
- a CDS encoding aldose epimerase family protein, whose protein sequence is MDILTKILDKDWKLYILKNDFNMEVHILNYGGIIQKILFPDKNGNFENMVLGYKNYEDYKKDSNFFGALIGRVAGRIQRASFCLDGKDYVLEKNDGQNHLHGGSNGFHRVIWKTEPFQEINTIGVKLSYFSKDGENGYPGNMQVEVRYSLNDQNQLIIDYKAFTDQKTPVTLTNHTYFNLSGDLKNTIENHSITMNSHCYLELNQELIPTGKVVDATNTHFDFQKGRKLKDGIYSSLEQNKIVGNGYDHYFIFDWKKKGDVYVEEPLSGRTMTIQTNQPGMVIYTGNHLQEGLALNEAKSKKHLGVCFETQTSPLSLHHPEFPSIFLKEDQIYHKQTVFTFFT, encoded by the coding sequence ATGGATATTTTGACAAAAATTTTAGATAAAGATTGGAAACTTTATATTTTAAAGAATGATTTTAATATGGAAGTTCATATTTTAAATTATGGGGGGATTATTCAAAAAATTTTATTTCCTGATAAAAATGGAAATTTTGAAAATATGGTTTTAGGATATAAAAACTATGAAGATTATAAAAAAGATTCTAATTTTTTTGGGGCATTGATTGGTCGGGTAGCTGGAAGAATTCAGAGGGCTAGTTTTTGTCTGGATGGGAAGGACTATGTATTAGAAAAAAATGATGGTCAAAATCATTTGCATGGGGGAAGCAATGGATTTCATCGAGTGATTTGGAAGACAGAGCCATTTCAAGAAATTAATACAATAGGAGTAAAACTTTCTTATTTTAGTAAAGATGGAGAAAATGGATATCCTGGAAATATGCAAGTAGAAGTAAGGTATTCATTGAATGATCAAAATCAACTTATTATAGATTATAAAGCTTTTACGGATCAAAAAACACCTGTTACATTGACTAACCATACTTACTTTAATTTATCGGGAGATTTAAAAAATACCATTGAAAATCATTCTATTACAATGAACAGTCATTGTTATTTAGAACTTAACCAAGAATTAATTCCAACAGGAAAAGTAGTCGATGCAACAAATACACATTTTGATTTTCAAAAGGGAAGAAAATTGAAAGATGGAATTTATTCTTCATTAGAACAAAATAAAATTGTAGGAAATGGATATGATCATTATTTTATTTTTGATTGGAAAAAGAAAGGGGATGTCTATGTAGAAGAACCATTAAGTGGAAGAACAATGACAATACAGACCAATCAACCAGGAATGGTGATATATACGGGAAATCATTTACAAGAAGGGTTAGCCTTGAACGAAGCAAAATCTAAAAAACATTTAGGAGTTTGTTTTGAAACGCAAACATCGCCCCTATCTTTACATCATCCAGAATTTCCAAGTATTTTTTTAAAAGAAGATCAAATATATCACAAACAAACAGTATTTACTTTTTTCACTTAA
- the xylE gene encoding D-xylose transporter XylE, which yields MKSATKTNNYNLYIISVTLVATLGGLLFGYDTAVISGAEQSIKLYFIDNLGLSSFIHGLTVSSALMGCIIGGLVSGYFSNYIGRKKTLILAAVLFFISALGSSYPEFLFFEFGNPSISLLIVFNLYRIIGGIGVGIASAISPTYISEISPQDIRGRLVSWYQFAVIFGQLIVYFVNWGIANGQPIAWINKIGWRYMFASEAIPAALFFILLFYVPETPRYLVSKEKEEQAFHVLLKINGSKEKAKEILSEIHKSINTVQSSDKLFCFGKKVILVGILLSVFQQFVGINVALYYAPRIFESMGAGKNVSMMQTVIMGMVNVGFTIIAIQTVDKWGRKPLLMIGSVGMAIGMFGVAILAQNQIFGIGTLLFIIFYTASFMMSWGPICWVLLSEIFPNKIRGQAMAIAVAAQWAANFFISSTYPPMIEISAGLTYGFYGLMSICAAIFVWKMVPETKQKSLEELEKIWKKETKKIM from the coding sequence ATGAAGTCCGCAACCAAAACAAACAATTATAATTTATATATTATTTCCGTCACCTTAGTTGCCACTTTAGGAGGTTTATTATTTGGTTATGATACAGCTGTAATCTCTGGAGCAGAACAATCCATAAAACTATATTTCATTGATAATTTGGGTCTAAGTTCTTTTATACACGGATTAACGGTTTCTAGTGCTTTAATGGGTTGTATCATTGGAGGATTGGTATCAGGATATTTTTCCAATTATATTGGAAGAAAAAAAACGTTGATTTTAGCAGCAGTATTATTTTTCATATCTGCTTTAGGTTCTTCTTATCCTGAATTTTTATTCTTTGAATTTGGAAACCCCAGTATTTCTCTATTAATCGTTTTTAATTTATATAGAATTATTGGAGGAATTGGGGTAGGGATTGCGTCTGCGATTAGTCCGACTTATATTAGTGAAATTTCTCCTCAAGATATTCGAGGAAGATTGGTATCATGGTATCAGTTTGCCGTTATTTTTGGTCAATTAATTGTTTATTTTGTTAATTGGGGAATCGCCAATGGGCAACCTATAGCATGGATAAATAAGATTGGATGGAGATATATGTTTGCTTCAGAAGCTATCCCAGCAGCATTATTTTTTATCTTGTTATTCTATGTACCAGAAACTCCACGGTATTTGGTATCAAAAGAAAAAGAGGAGCAAGCATTTCATGTATTATTAAAAATTAATGGTTCTAAAGAAAAAGCAAAAGAAATTTTATCAGAAATTCACAAATCTATCAATACAGTTCAATCTAGTGATAAATTATTTTGCTTTGGCAAAAAAGTGATCCTAGTAGGGATATTACTTTCTGTTTTTCAACAATTTGTAGGGATTAATGTAGCATTATATTATGCACCGCGGATTTTTGAAAGCATGGGAGCAGGAAAAAATGTGTCCATGATGCAAACAGTGATAATGGGAATGGTGAATGTAGGATTTACAATCATAGCGATTCAAACTGTAGATAAATGGGGAAGAAAACCATTATTAATGATTGGATCGGTTGGAATGGCAATAGGAATGTTTGGAGTTGCAATATTAGCACAAAATCAAATTTTTGGAATAGGCACGTTACTCTTTATTATATTTTATACAGCCTCTTTTATGATGTCTTGGGGTCCTATTTGTTGGGTATTGTTATCTGAAATATTCCCCAATAAAATTAGGGGGCAGGCAATGGCTATAGCAGTTGCAGCACAATGGGCAGCAAACTTCTTTATTTCTTCCACTTATCCTCCTATGATTGAAATTAGTGCAGGACTGACCTATGGATTTTATGGATTAATGAGTATTTGCGCTGCTATTTTTGTATGGAAAATGGTGCCAGAGACAAAACAAAAATCATTAGAAGAATTAGAAAAAATATGGAAAAAAGAAACTAAAAAAATAATGTAA
- the xylB gene encoding xylulokinase yields the protein MKYVIGIDLGTSAVKILLVNQRGDVIQERSKSYPLFQERSGYSEQNPKDWLDQTILGLSDLIRHFDGEVEDIEGISFSGQMHGLVLLDKNYQVLRNAILWNDTRTTKECQQIYAKVGKERLLKITKNLALEGFTLPKILWVENNEPDIFQKATKFLLPKDYLRYQLTGKLHMEYSDAAGTLLFNISEKKWSKEICELLEIDMDLCPPLIESCHEVGTISLEIAQKTGLSPSTRVFAGGADNACGAIGAGILENGKTMLSIGTSGVVLTYEENAEQDFQGKVHYFNHSVPDGFYSMGVTLSAGHSLDWFKNVFAPEEDFNEFLEDIDTVPAGSNGLLFTPYISGERTPHVDANIRGSFIGMDHSHRRKHFIRAVLEGITFSLKESIEIFRKNGKEINSIISIGGGARNPIWLQMQADIFNTKIIKLKSEQGPAMGAAMIAAVGCGWFDNLQECAQTFIQVDKVYYPIQEHVEQYKKIFPLYKNVYFTTKTLSKELMKFK from the coding sequence ATGAAATATGTTATTGGAATCGATTTAGGAACCAGTGCAGTAAAAATCTTATTAGTAAATCAACGGGGAGATGTGATACAAGAAAGATCAAAAAGCTATCCATTATTTCAAGAAAGATCTGGATATAGTGAACAGAATCCAAAAGATTGGTTAGATCAGACAATTTTAGGCTTGTCTGATCTAATCAGACATTTTGATGGAGAGGTTGAAGATATAGAAGGAATTAGTTTTTCTGGGCAAATGCATGGCTTAGTATTGTTAGACAAAAATTATCAAGTACTAAGGAATGCAATTTTATGGAATGATACACGTACCACGAAAGAATGTCAACAAATTTATGCAAAAGTGGGAAAAGAACGCTTATTAAAAATTACAAAAAACTTAGCCTTAGAAGGATTTACATTACCTAAAATTTTATGGGTAGAAAATAATGAACCAGATATTTTCCAAAAGGCTACAAAGTTTCTTTTACCCAAAGATTATCTCCGCTATCAATTAACAGGAAAGCTTCATATGGAGTATTCTGATGCAGCTGGAACTTTGCTTTTTAATATTTCTGAAAAAAAATGGAGTAAGGAAATTTGTGAGTTGCTTGAGATTGATATGGATTTATGTCCACCTTTAATAGAGTCTTGTCATGAAGTAGGAACCATTTCTTTAGAGATTGCACAAAAAACAGGATTATCTCCATCCACTCGTGTATTTGCAGGGGGAGCTGACAATGCTTGTGGTGCAATTGGTGCTGGAATTTTAGAAAATGGGAAAACAATGCTAAGTATAGGGACTTCTGGAGTTGTTTTAACTTATGAAGAAAATGCGGAACAAGATTTTCAAGGAAAAGTTCATTATTTTAACCATAGTGTACCTGATGGATTCTATTCTATGGGGGTTACTTTGTCAGCTGGACATAGCTTAGATTGGTTTAAAAATGTATTTGCACCAGAGGAAGATTTTAATGAATTCTTAGAGGATATCGATACAGTTCCTGCTGGATCCAATGGGTTATTATTCACTCCTTATATTTCTGGAGAAAGAACCCCTCATGTAGATGCCAATATACGTGGGAGTTTTATTGGGATGGATCATTCTCATCGGAGAAAGCATTTTATACGTGCTGTTTTAGAGGGAATTACATTTTCGTTAAAGGAATCGATAGAAATTTTTCGAAAAAATGGAAAAGAGATTAACAGTATTATTTCTATCGGCGGAGGAGCAAGAAATCCCATATGGCTTCAAATGCAAGCAGATATTTTTAATACAAAGATTATAAAACTAAAAAGTGAACAAGGACCAGCAATGGGAGCAGCTATGATTGCAGCAGTTGGATGTGGATGGTTTGATAACCTACAAGAGTGTGCTCAAACATTTATACAAGTAGATAAAGTTTACTACCCAATTCAAGAACACGTGGAGCAGTATAAAAAGATATTTCCATTATATAAAAATGTATATTTTACAACCAAGACGTTAAGTAAAGAATTAATGAAATTTAAATAA
- the xylA gene encoding xylose isomerase: MSYFPNVSKIKYEGPTSTNPFAFKFYHPEEKIDGKSMEEILRFSVAYWHTFTADLSDPFGNGTAIRPWDKYKGMDLAKARVEAAFEFFEKLNVPYFCFHDVDIAPEGSTLRETNQNLDIIVGRIKEYMQDSKTKLLWNTVNNFTHPRFVHGAASSNNADVFAYAAAKVKKGLEVAKELGAENYVFWGGREGYETLLNTDMKLEMDNLGRFFHMAVDYAKEIGFDGQFLIEPKPKEPTTHQYDFDVASGYAFLQHYDLQGDFKFNIEANHATLAGHTFEHELRYARIHGILGSVDANQGHPLLGWDTDEFPTDLYSTTLAMYEILKNDGLGRGGLNFDAKPRRGSFTPEDLFHAHIAGMDSFSIGLKIAQKLIEDKVLENIIEERYKSYTQGIGLDIINGNTDFHKLEKYALELSEIKNESGKLEQIKATINQYLLNVYINQ; this comes from the coding sequence ATGAGTTATTTTCCAAATGTAAGCAAAATTAAATATGAAGGACCTACATCCACCAATCCATTTGCATTTAAATTTTATCATCCAGAAGAAAAAATTGATGGAAAATCAATGGAAGAAATTTTGCGATTTAGTGTAGCATATTGGCATACTTTTACGGCAGATTTATCGGATCCTTTTGGGAATGGGACCGCCATTCGTCCTTGGGATAAATATAAGGGGATGGATTTAGCAAAAGCTCGTGTAGAAGCCGCATTTGAATTTTTTGAAAAGTTGAATGTTCCTTATTTCTGTTTTCATGATGTTGATATTGCCCCAGAAGGAAGTACATTGAGAGAAACCAATCAAAATCTAGATATTATTGTTGGAAGGATAAAGGAGTATATGCAAGATAGTAAAACAAAACTACTTTGGAATACAGTAAATAATTTTACTCATCCTCGTTTTGTTCATGGAGCTGCATCTTCTAATAATGCAGATGTATTTGCATATGCTGCTGCAAAAGTAAAAAAAGGATTGGAAGTGGCAAAAGAATTAGGGGCAGAAAATTATGTTTTCTGGGGAGGACGTGAAGGATATGAAACCCTATTAAATACAGATATGAAATTAGAGATGGATAATTTAGGGCGTTTTTTCCATATGGCGGTAGATTATGCAAAAGAGATTGGATTTGATGGTCAATTTTTAATTGAACCAAAACCAAAAGAGCCAACTACACACCAATATGATTTTGATGTAGCAAGTGGATATGCATTTTTACAACACTATGATTTACAAGGTGACTTTAAATTTAATATTGAAGCAAATCATGCAACTTTAGCTGGACACACCTTTGAACATGAGCTCCGTTATGCGCGAATTCATGGAATATTGGGCTCTGTTGATGCAAATCAAGGGCATCCTCTATTGGGATGGGATACAGACGAATTTCCTACGGATTTATATTCTACTACATTAGCAATGTATGAAATTTTGAAAAATGATGGTTTAGGACGTGGAGGATTAAATTTTGATGCTAAGCCTAGAAGAGGGTCTTTTACTCCAGAAGATTTATTTCATGCACATATTGCTGGAATGGATAGTTTTTCCATTGGATTAAAAATAGCTCAAAAATTAATAGAGGATAAGGTTTTAGAAAATATAATAGAAGAACGTTATAAAAGTTATACACAAGGAATTGGTTTGGATATTATAAATGGAAATACAGATTTTCATAAATTAGAAAAATATGCTTTGGAACTTTCTGAAATCAAAAATGAATCTGGAAAACTTGAACAAATCAAGGCAACGATAAATCAATATTTATTAAATGTATATATTAATCAATAA
- a CDS encoding ROK family transcriptional regulator, with protein sequence MPSLRTGDQNLIKEINKSIVFHMIKRKSPISRAQISKKTGLNKATVSTMVSELMEESFVYEIGTGQSSGGRKPVLLEFNHRAGFSIGIDLGVNYLLVLLTDLKNNIVEKIYKKLDTTEINFVLKEIYSSIELLIKKAPKSPYGIIGIGVGVPGYVDENEKLLFAPNLKWKDVDLKKKIEHRFHLPTTIINEANAGAHGEHLYGAGKNISNLVYVSVGIGIGTGIIINNQLFKGFTGLSGEMGHFTIDFNGTECSCGNRGCWELYASEHALLKAASQHKILEKNLVDPLEFLFDEAQKGNTEVLKILNSLGKYLGIGITNIINTLDPEVIIIGNHISKFKNWIIKPIENILQERVSIYRKSSPKISFSLLDNDSIALGANAFAISHFFLDKKLNHQMNSIYS encoded by the coding sequence ATGCCATCTTTAAGAACTGGAGATCAAAACCTAATCAAAGAAATTAATAAATCTATCGTATTTCATATGATAAAAAGAAAAAGTCCGATTTCCCGTGCTCAAATTTCCAAAAAAACAGGATTAAATAAAGCAACTGTTTCGACAATGGTTTCTGAACTCATGGAAGAATCCTTTGTTTATGAAATCGGTACAGGACAATCCAGTGGAGGTAGAAAGCCAGTCCTGCTTGAATTCAATCATCGTGCTGGCTTTTCCATCGGTATTGACTTAGGGGTAAATTATCTGTTAGTCCTTTTAACTGATTTAAAAAATAATATTGTAGAAAAAATATATAAAAAGCTAGATACTACAGAAATAAATTTTGTACTAAAAGAAATTTATTCTAGTATTGAGTTGTTGATAAAAAAAGCTCCTAAAAGCCCTTATGGAATTATAGGAATTGGGGTAGGAGTACCAGGGTATGTCGATGAAAATGAAAAACTTCTCTTCGCTCCTAATTTAAAATGGAAAGATGTGGATTTAAAAAAGAAGATAGAACATCGATTTCATCTTCCTACTACGATTATAAACGAAGCCAATGCTGGTGCCCATGGAGAACACTTATATGGTGCAGGAAAAAATATTTCTAATCTAGTTTATGTAAGTGTGGGAATTGGAATCGGAACAGGAATCATTATTAATAATCAACTTTTTAAGGGATTTACAGGTTTATCTGGAGAAATGGGGCACTTTACTATTGACTTTAATGGAACAGAGTGTTCCTGTGGAAATCGTGGTTGTTGGGAATTATATGCTTCAGAGCATGCACTTTTAAAAGCAGCTAGTCAACATAAAATTTTAGAAAAAAATCTTGTAGATCCTTTAGAATTTCTTTTTGATGAAGCCCAAAAAGGAAATACAGAAGTATTAAAAATATTAAATAGTTTGGGAAAATATCTCGGTATTGGTATTACTAATATTATTAATACTTTAGATCCAGAAGTGATCATTATTGGAAATCATATTTCTAAATTTAAAAATTGGATTATAAAACCTATAGAAAATATTTTACAAGAAAGAGTATCCATTTATCGTAAATCCAGTCCTAAAATCTCTTTTTCCCTTCTGGATAATGATTCTATTGCTTTAGGTGCTAATGCTTTTGCTATCTCTCATTTCTTTTTAGATAAAAAATTAAATCATCAGATGAATTCTATTTATTCTTAA